TTATGTGTAATGTAGGACCTAGACAGCACATAATTTTAGAGAGCATAAATTTTGCTATTTCCAGATCTTCATAGGTGAGATTTTCAGTACTTGTATTATTTTTACTAAAGTGGTCCACCTGAAAACATGCACAGCTGAAGATGTCCCTATGGATAGGGGTTTCACATCTTAAATGTGCATATCAGCACTAGCTATGAAATTTTAACAGgtccaaaataaatacatgagtCTTACTGTACATCACTGCCTTGAGTTATTCCAATCAAGTCTCAAGTAAAACCCTCTGCTgaggcagaagaggagaaaacatGAAACCTGCTATTCTTCTTAGAACACTAGTTGATTTTTAACTGGTGAAAACTAAGACTGTTTCTACAGCAAGAGTTCTACGGATCCTGACTTTCAATAGCAAAATAGAGGTTTTGACCTCCTAAGGCACATTATTCTCTTTTAATTGTTCATTTCCTCTCTACTGTTTTGTCTGCAAGAATTAAACAGATTACTATCAGTCTAAAGAGTTTGCTTTCTATAGGAATTCCTCAAGAATTTGTGAAGCAGAGATGCATTTGCCTCCAGcatatatacaaatatttaaaaacaagccCTGTGAATAACAAAGCAAATTCGTGTAAAGAGTTGCATGAAATCACTTCAAAGAAACTTTTATAAtaatgtgaaattttaaaatcattgtTATATGTGTTGCATTTCATTCCTTCACTGTTCTGTAAAGTTGTTGctccaacagcagctgctgtggtcTTGTCAACCTTCATCTGCTTTATCCTCATCCTTCATCTGCTTTTCTATCTCAACAtgtcaagaaaaacaaatattgcAATAGTGGTTGCAATGTGCCAAGATGATAGACTATTCCATGATTAAATATATTTGTCAGAACATAATGAGCAAACACTTGATTCTTAGTTCAAAAGCTGAGATTAGTTTTCCACTTCTTAAGAGGCACATAAGTTACAAGAGAGCATCAGTGCCCTGGAGAGATTTTCCAAGAGGTTGAGCAgatccagccttttccaggttttgAAGGACATGACCCACAAACAGAAGTTTCTCTTCACTAAAGCTGGCTATGTAACAACACAGTCTTTACGACTTGCAAGAATTTTTATAACACAGCATGAAGTCTTGCTGCAGAAAGAGTTATGTTGTGATTCACTGACCAATATAAACACCATGTGATTGGAATGAGacactactaaaaaaaaaaaaaaaatccctcaataTTTATTGAAAACAGAACACTTAGTATCTGCTGATTAAGCACTTGCAGGACTTGTGGTTACCTTCCTGATTTCTTTAGCACTTACACAGATCCAGATCTAACAATCACCTAAAAAGACAGCTCATATCTTTAAGAAGAAATGGATTCAAAGTGATGGAAGTAAGAGATGGTAATTTTCTCATTCTacacaaatatattaaataccATGTGGAAAATAGCTCTTTACCACGGAGTTTTCATGTGTATCACCTCATATTACAttgtcacattttcttttactatCTAGCTCTTTGGTACCACCACAAAGCTTGTATTTCCCTATTGGGCATAACAGAGCACTGATAAAACCTAGGAAGTcctattttttctctcatttcataTGTATTGCAAAGTGTGAAGTGACAATATCTCTTTTGAATGACATGTGAAGTAGATCATGAGTGGCATCCCTGGGTGCTTTGGCAAAAGTAACTGCAGTGCTTCATCTAGAATCATTTGGATAATTACATGGCCCTGATGTGAATTTAGACTCTTAGCTTCTTCTGTAAGAGTTCTTGTTCAATTCAGCCTGACAgccttttcacatttttcctttttcagcagTTAGTGAATTTCAATGGTagttaaaatacaaatttctcTTTGGGGAATCAAGCACACAGAGGATTGTGACAGGGCAACCTACTATTTTAAAGTTGTGTCAAACAGGATGAACctgtatttatttaagaaatgcaTCAACAATGTGTTTCTCTCATGATTGTTTGCACCTTAGATTTTGCAacttaaaatacagctttgcCGGGATGCCTACTTTATGTATTTAATAGCATCACAGAAACATAGAAATATTTGGATTGAAAGAAACACTAAAAATCATCAAGTTCTAAGGCCTCTGCCATGGGCGGGGATGTCACCCACTAGATCAAATTGGTCAAAGCCACATTTAATCtgccttgaatacttccagggatgaagcaTCTGCAACTTCTCcagacaacctgttccagtgtttcacaaCCTGCACAGTGATGAATTTCTTTTGAATGTCTAATGAAAActtactctctttcagtttaaagccattccctcttgtcctatcactacatgtcCTTGTCAAAAATCCCTCATCAGCCTCTCTTGTAAGCCCTTTTTACATACTAGAACGCCACAATAGGGTGTCCCTGGAGGCTCATCTTCCCCAGGATGAAAAGCCCCAACTTGCcctccctcctctggacccactccCACAGCTCTATGCCCTGTTCTTGCTGAGGACcgcagagctggatgcagccctgcaggcagaggggcacaatcccctccctcGACCTGGGGGccacgctgctttggatgcagcccaggacgTGAATCAGATACTTTTTCCTCCACTCCCTTCCAAAATACTTGGGAAGTGTCTTCTATCGCCGTGAAAGCGCTTGCAGCCTCTATCTGTCGTTCCGTCCCGCAGGGGCGCGTTCGGGCGGGCGGCGGTGCCCGCGTcgtccccgcgctgtcccccCCGCTGTGgccgctgtccccgcgctgtccccgcgctgtccggccgctgtccccccgctgtggccgctgtccccgcgctgtccccgcgctgtccggccgctgtccccgcgctgtccccgcgctgtccccgcgctgtccggccgctgtccccgcgctgtccccgcgctgtccccgcgctgtccggccgctgtccccgcgctgtccccgcgctgtccccgcgctgtggccgctgtccccgcgctgtccccgcgctgtccgGCCcctgtccccgcgctgtccccgcgctgtccccgcgctgtcccccCGCTGTGGCCGCTGTCCGGCCGCGCCAGCGGAGGTCGCTGTGCTCCGCGGAGCCGGCGCCGCGCGCTCCTGGCCGGCCGTGCCCGCGCATCCTGGCGCCGTGCTGGAAAACCGGGAGAGATGGGCGGCAGGAAAACGGGCGGGCAGCGAGGGATGGCGTGAGCTGCCGAGCTGCTGCTTCGcaagaacagctctgcagggctttcTCAGAGCGGCCGGCGAGCTCCTAGCCGGCGGGCAGCACGGAGAGAGGCCTTCGCAGGCACGGTAAAATCGGGAAACAAAACCTGAGGCACCGAGCTGGTGATTTAGGACATCGTTCCTGTTCCTGTCGGATCAGCTCTGAAGGTTTAAAACGATCACTGTAATCAATTGTTATTAAAACATATTGCTGGACTGAACCCTGCTATAGGTATTTGAAGAGTACGACACCTTAAGCATCAAAAGTGCCTCAAGTGTTGCAGCACTGCACCCCTGTTTAAATTTGAAAGCCGAAAATGAAGGGTGTTTGTGTTCCACTTGGCATATTCCCATGTTGGTAGCAAAGAGATAAGAAGCATTGCGCATATTCATGAGCCCACAGATGACAAACTGAGAGAAGGGACTGAACAGAGGAGAGGGCAGGATGGGAAAGCAGAAATAGGCTCTACGGCTTCATTATCAAAATCTTTCTACTTTCTTGTTCTGCAGGGTACAAAGGGATCCTATAATCTTCTGCAGCGTTTTGCATACAACATGAATTTAAAGGGTATTCAAAGCATCTTTTGTGCTAATTAAACCAGACAGTTTCAAGTATGCTTAACGCAGACATTTGAAAGACTAACACAGCTGTTTCTGGGAATAGATACAGCTGTCCCACAGTGACTTGCAGTGACATGgtgatttctgttttcatttgaagtGTAACCATGGGTAAGTGTATCTTTTTCCAGagataatgggaaaaaataaaacaaaattttaaagtgatATTCCTGTACAGTACATTTATTAATTAAGTGCAAAATTGAAGTAAAATAAGTCAGGCTATCATCAGAGAATTAATTAGGAACAGCAGTAGCTTTCAGCAATCTGTAAAAGCATAATATCACAACTGGCCAGGCTACTGCTTCACCTCAGGGTTAAAGTTTCTTTGTCAAGTGAATCATTTGCTAGcgaaagagaaaacagctgctTGAAAAGATAACAGGCAATGCTCCAGGTTGGGTTTATCACTATTTCAGTCAGTCATACATTcagaattgcatttttaaattatttctggagGACAAGAGCCAATAGTTAAAGTAGCCTAACTCTCCTTGCTCACAATACTCCTCTGTCACAATACTCAGTTAAACAGTTGGCCATTAGTGTAAGTTATTTTGAACTTTCGAAAATTTCCTTACCTTCCAATGCAGCCTTTCTAAGTTTAAAATGGCAGCCTTAAAGCTTTAATTACACATACATCTGGTAATCCTGCCCTGCTATTAATGCAATAAAGATGTCAGTATCTGGTAAGTATTGAAGTTTAATTGCCTCTTTCTTCATTACTCCATTAGCAACAAAAGATCTCATATTAACTATGGTAATGGAGCATgtaaggagaagagaaagacagaatTCTGAACAATAGCCAAACAAGAAGGAATAAAAGTATCTTATTTGATTATTTCTACCACTAGGGCAACTCTTACTGCactaacaaaacaaatgaaaaaatcttcACCATCAGTTGCGCAATACATTCTGCTTTACATTACCAAGCTCAGCTAGAGTGATTTTCTAGCAAATGTACTAAagtttagaaattattttccctctttattgCACTTTTCTCGTAGTTCTTGTTAAAGAAACTATTGACCTTTGTAGGCATTATCTACCCTGCAATTATAGAGTAGCAAGAAAATTACAAGCTAGAGGTTGTAGAAGCTCCTTCTCTGGAGATATTTGAAACCCACCTGCCTGTGATCCTGTGCAACCAGTTCTAGGTGAATCTGATTTAGCAGGGGGATTGGTCTaggtgatctccagaggtcacTTGCATTCCCAAACATTTTGTGATTCCATAATTACACCTCAGAGAGCCTTAGAGGTCATAGTCCTGCTTTGCAGACATGTGCGGTAAATGAAATCACAGGTTCAAGCTGTTAAGCAACAGAGATGAAGATTATTGGGATGATGTGAAAGTGTTAAAGATTTAGAATTGTCTTtactgtgctgctgggggaaaatAACTCTACCCTCTTCTCCAAGCTCTGAAACATGAGCTTTCATTACAGCTCTCCCTGCACTCTTGTGTCTGACTTCTGACATGCTGGAGATGTCCCTGCTGTGTTTGTAGGTCACTAAGATTGCAGTTTCAGCTCTTCAGGCTCCCCCTTTTTGAGCAGAGATGGTTCCCTCCTCCCACCAATAACATGGTGTCCTGGATTGACCATGCCCAAATTTCACATATGCACAGCTTCTGCAAAAATGTCCAATGCACTTGCTAACTTTACAGTTTAATTAACCAGAAATCTGCTCCATTCCTGCTGCCAAGGTAATTAAACCTCTTCTTTCACGAGCTCCACATTTCAATTAGAAGAAATACAGAGTTTGTACTTATTGCCATGTATCccttggaaaaacaaaagtattGAATTTccacttaaataaaaaaatctttcacattATTTATGTAATCTATATTCATAATTATAAACAGCGCAATATTGCAGTAAGAAGAGGTGCATTAAAGTTTTGCATTTATTACTCCTGCATGAAAGCCATGCATGTGTTGAAGCCACTCAAGGCTGCAGCACTATAAATAGTGCTCTATTGTTGGTGGATAAAAGATGAAACAAGTCTCACAGCACTGGAACACAGGACACTGTATTAAATGTTAAGCTCTGCCTGTTCTAAAAGTGAAAGACGACATCAACTGATAGACTGGTCTGTGGGTCAGACACACAGCTGGGAAGAGCTCAGTCTGActctgcagcttcccagcaaagcaggagcagcagctgatccTTCTGCCTCAGCAATGGCAGAAGCTGTCATAAGACACTGGGTGGAAACTCCTGTGCGCTACCAGGAGCAGTTTGTTGACCAAGAGCTGGAAGCACACAAACTGAACCATCTTTTATATGCTTTGCCAGGCCCTGCCACCACTGCACCAAGCGACCAAAGGTGTGCCACAGAGAGCACGGCTGGGGCCGGGAAGAGTGGCCAGGAGGAGGACAACACACACTTTCGGGTCCTGCTGGACGTTGTGCAGTTCCGCCCTGAAGACATCATTATCCAGACTTTTGAAGGCTGGCTCCTGATTAAAGCTCAGCACGGACCCAGGATGGACGAACATGGTTTCATATCCAGGAGCTTCACCAGACAATACAGATTACCTGATGGAGTGGAGAACAAAGACTTGTCTGCACTTTTCTGCCACGATGGCATTTTGGTTGTTGAAATGAAGAACTCAGTGGAAAAGAATTAGAACCATGTCTATAGTTATCGGTGAGATAAAAATCATTCTTAATGTAACAAAATAGTATCAGTCATGCAATGCTGTTGGGTGTAGTAAGCATGTAGCTgcatttattaaagaaaaggaatttatttgtacatatttttctgtatgCTGAGTTTACTGTTTGATGTGAAAAGTTATACTGCTTGCCTCCAGCTACACGTAGGTTGAAAACCCAGGCTGTTTGAACAGTAGCAAACTTGGGCTAGtctcagcaggagaaaaaaaaacacctattTGATAACATATTGAAAATAGAGTACAGTAGCAGGAATTGTATTTCTAAGGAATAAGCATTTGTCATACATAGTCATTAACACTGAAGAAGGAATGGATAAATTGAGATATTATGGAAATTTATGTACCAAAAATCTATTTACTAATTCTTGAGATTAAATTATTCTCTCTGGAAAAGCACAtgaagtgaaagagaaaaatccctATTTCCACAGTTCAAAGTTTTATACCAAAAACTCTCAAGAGATTACTTTTTTACAAGTGTGTTGCATGTTTCAAACtataagaaaaaagaatttatttgcttgactttatttatttggaaacacaagaaatagaaattacacTTTCTGACAAagtaatttgaaagaaaaccttTACAGACATTTTagtaattttgattttgtttaacataacaactgaagaaaatatttttgcttacaAAAGCACCAAATTCTTCGTGAAACCTCAGTAATAAAAAGACACTGCCTTTGCCCTTTTTTTCTTACACGTTTTAAGTATTCTTGTTATTTAATCAGATGAGTATTTAATTATCCATGTTGCTCGACAATTTAGGCTGAAATCCCACAACTCTGTCTTTAAGAGCCTGATTTTTCAGCTAATGATAAC
The genomic region above belongs to Sylvia atricapilla isolate bSylAtr1 chromosome Z, bSylAtr1.pri, whole genome shotgun sequence and contains:
- the HSPB3 gene encoding heat shock protein beta-3, whose protein sequence is MLSSACSKSERRHQLIDWSVGQTHSWEELSLTLQLPSKAGAAADPSASAMAEAVIRHWVETPVRYQEQFVDQELEAHKLNHLLYALPGPATTAPSDQRCATESTAGAGKSGQEEDNTHFRVLLDVVQFRPEDIIIQTFEGWLLIKAQHGPRMDEHGFISRSFTRQYRLPDGVENKDLSALFCHDGILVVEMKNSVEKN